In a single window of the Dreissena polymorpha isolate Duluth1 chromosome 3, UMN_Dpol_1.0, whole genome shotgun sequence genome:
- the LOC127871587 gene encoding uncharacterized protein LOC127871587, whose protein sequence is MEFVDDGKTHKLIIRDVEVTDEGQISVLVGDKKSSAALFVQELSPDFVKPLRDVTVKERGVAEFITEVNKEGITVKWFVQNKEIEEDEKYEIYAEGRTHRLVVKDAVLPDAGEIMARVEGKTLKANLTVEDGVEDVSDKSLSTDNAKIDDDDMVEDSASDISEEVPYFQALRGDRLERSSSALMSIRRSWVNKRSRTDFKKEESGVTEPRRFKRRRLDKVEESQNYALEDNSDTEMDVSDNDPDYKPDCDVSSDSDSRDTELAIHDSSEGKDKQAEEQVHHVSSSVLDTKPTIAVEQRRDALGKGQRDWSRKHTCFICDKRVCDIPRHVTAKHPKEELVKEALSKPLGSKERRNIWRIITNKGTFKHNSKVKDIGGELHVFKRSSSSRKAEEYKACPHCYGYFLKTQLWRHGKKCQASVFLGKEKNVIQSSISSISTVMQSAASSTKIAQQLFEIFLDKMRKKDEVFIIVKNDFLLSTYAKSLLEEGKEHSDTSWTVRLLAKLLISIRQVSNCESYSWMELINTEHWNEIIHGVKTLSEFTFSESGIIVEKPNIALKCGQGIKGLIAAAEGIALRQNDDVLLKKIEKMFKLYDGEWAKTSKHCNNSIRTKKEDQVELLPLTSDITKLKEKTVTEINRLISEISFEPTSGRYLMLSKLTLSRLITFNARRGGEPSKLRIKNWQNICEGSSICQEELDALPIEERKLAERLKLGYVKGKGARSKKVPIIFPEETVAAIDMLMQHRESFIMNKTNPYIFARLYKNSLKSLRGSDCVREVCVMAELQHASLVTATQMRKYLATTLQLLDMKETELRWITDHMGHTVDVHKKWYRLSNRAVELTKVASILSATESGHLKKAHHVLFDNVSKDVEKSQIDGPYACTQNVQMTQQIGRISSDGSESSTLQPKEKRLSDEDVGKSQIDGPHACTQNVQMTQQIGRISSGGSESSTLQPKEKRLSDEGKKKQVHVAWRVDEKKALYSAFGQYLNGTRGLPGKGEIFTAQTKFSILQNRSWLNIKYQLKNMLKKNK, encoded by the exons ATGGAATTCGTAGATGACGGAAAAACCCACAAACTTATCATTCGAGACGTTGAAGTTACCGATGAGGGACAGATATCAGTGTTGGTTGGAGATAAAAAATCCAGCGCAGCACTGTTCGTACAGGAATTGTCACCTGACTTTGTCAAGCCCCTGAGAGACGTCACCGTGAAAGAACGTGGCGTCGCTGAGTTCATCACGGAAGTTAACAAAGAAGGAATAACTGTAAAGTGGTTTGTTCAGAACAAGGAAATCGAAGAAGACGAGAAGTACGAGATATACGCTGAAGGTCGCACTCACAGACTGGTAGTCAAGGACGCTGTGTTACCAGATGCTGGAGAGATCATGGCCAGAGTGGAAGGCAAAACATTGAAAGCCAACCTCACAGTTGAAG ATGGAGTTGAAGATGTCAGTGACAAATCTTTATCTACAGATAATGCAAAGATTG atgatgatgatatggttgaGGACTCTGCGAGTGATATTTCGGAGGAAGTACCCTATTTTCAAGCTTTACG TGGAGATAGATTGGAGAGGTCATCCTCAGCTTTAATGTCAATTAGGAGGTCATGGGTCAATAAAAGGTCAAGGACGGATTTCAAGAAAGAGGAGTCTGGTGTGACTGAACCTCGTCGATTCAAGAGACGAAGATTGGACAAAGTGGAAGAGTCCCAGAA TTATGCTTTAGAGGACAATTCTGATACAGAGATGGATGTCTCAGATAATGATCCAGACTACAAACCTGACTGTGATGTGAGTTCTGACAGTGATTCAAGGGATACAGAGTTAGCGATTCATG ACTCATCTGAAGGTAAAGACAAACAAGCTGAAGAGCAGGTCCACCATGTGTCAAGTTCTGTTCTCGATACAAAACCAA CTATTGCAGTTGAACAAAGAAGAGATGCCTTAGGAAAAGGGCAAAGAGACTGGTCAAggaaacacacatgtttcatatgCGATAAACGAGTGTGTGACATTCCAAGGCATGTTACTGCAAAACATCCTAAAGAAGAACTTGTAAAAGAAGCTCTATCTAAACCATTGGGTTCAAAAGAAAGGAGAAATATTTGGAGAATTATTACAAACAAAGGTACATTCAAGCATAATTCCAAAGTCAAAGACATTGGTGGGGAACTTCATGTTTTCAAACGATCAAGTAGCTCCAGGAAAGCAGAGGAGTATAAAGCTTGCCCTCATTGTTATGGTTATTTTTTAAAAACCCAGTTGTGGAGACATGGAAAAAAGTGTCAAGCATCTGTTTTTCTTGGAAAAGAGAAAAATGTTATTCAGAGTTCCATATCGTCTATATCAACTGTGATGCAGTCTGCTGCTTCTTCCACCAAAATTGCTCAACAGCTGTTTGAGATTTTCCTAGATAAAATGAGAAAGAAAGATGAAGTTTTCATTATCGTGAAAAACGATTTCCTTTTGAGTACTTATGCAAAGTCTCTGCTTGAGGAGGGAAAAGAACATAGTGATACATCGTGGACAGTAAGACTACTGGCCAAACTACTAATCAGCATAAGACAGGTCTCAAATTGCGAAAGCTATTCCTGGATGGAATTGATAAATACAGAACACTGGAATGAGATAATTCATGGTGTGAAAACATTAAGTGAATTTACATTCTCTGAAAGTGGAATCATTGTTGAGAAGCCTAATATAGCTTTGAAGTGTGGCCAAGGTATAAAAGGTCTTATTGCTGCAGCGGAGGGCATCGCTTTACGCCAGAATGATGATGTTTTGCTGAAAAAGATTGAGAAAATGTTCAAATTGTATGATGGAGAATGGGCTAAGACTTCCAAACACTGCAACAATAGCATCAGAACAAAGAAAGAAGACCAAGTGGAGTTGTTGCCACTTACAAGTGACATTACAAAACTGAAGGAAAAGACAGTGACTGAAATAAATAGGCTAATTTCTGAAATCAGTTTTGAGCCAACATCAGGGCGGTATTTGATGCTATCAAAACTCACTCTTTCAAGGCTAATAACCTTTAATGCTAGAAGAGGAGGAGAACCAAgtaaattaagaataaaaaactGGCAAAATATATGTGAAGGAAGTTCCATTTGTCAAGAAGAACTAGATGCACTACCTATTGAAGAGAGGAAGTTAGCAGAGAGACTGAAGCTTGGGTATGTGAAAGGGAAAGGTGCAAGAAGCAAGAAAGTGCCCATTATATTCCCTGAGGAGACAGTTGCTGCAATTGACATGTTAATGCAGCATAGAGAATCCTTCATCATGAACAAAACTAACCCTTACATATTTGCTAGGCTCTACAAGAATTCGTTAAAGTCACTTCGTGGTTCTGACTGTGTAAGAGAAGTTTGTGTGATGGCAGAGCTTCAACATGCATCTTTAGTTACTGCTACACAGATGCGAAAATATCTAGCTACAACTTTACAATTGCTAGACATGAAAGAAACAGAGCTCCGTtggataacagaccatatgggtCACACTGTTGATGTACATAAGAAATGGTACAGACTTTCAAACAGGGCTGTGGAGCTAACAAAAGTAGCCAGCATTCTATCAGCCACTGAGTCGGGTCATCTTAAAAAGGCACACCATGTACTGTTTGATAATGTGAGCAAAG ATGTTGAAAAATCACAGATCGATGGACCATATGCTTGCACCCAGAATGTCCAAATGACGCAGCAGATTGGCAGGATCTCTAGTGATGGGTCAGAGTCATCCACCCTGCAACCCAAAGAAAAGAGGTTGTCTGATGAAG ATGTTGGAAAATCACAGATCGATGGACCACATGCTTGCACCCAGAATGTCCAAATGACGCAGCAGATTGGCAGGATCTCTAGTGGTGGGTCAGAGTCATCCACCCTGCAACCCAAAGAAAAGAGGTTGTCTGATGAAG GAAAGAAAAAACAAGTGCATGTGGCTTGGAGAGTTGATGAAAAAAAAGCACTGTACAGTGCCTTCGGGCAATATTTAAATGGCACAAGAGGTCTGCCTGGAAAAGGAGAGATTTTTACAGCACAAACCAAATTTAGTATTCTCCAAAACAGATCATGGTTGAACATAAAATATCAGTTGAAAAATATGCTAAAGAAAAATAAGTGA